From one Geoalkalibacter halelectricus genomic stretch:
- a CDS encoding alpha-L-glutamate ligase-like protein, with protein sequence MKWISPARLQNLGIQGMNRRNLDFIGRYNERRLYPLVDDKLKTKILANQYAVPVAQLHFVVRHQHEVRHIEGRLEGLQGFAVKPAKGSGGKGILIVSERSGDTFVKPSGNCLGLDDLRRHLSNILAGLYSLSGVPDVAIVEDLIELDDCFQGYSHEGIPDLRVIVFRGYPVMAMLRLATHASDGKANLHQGAVGVGLDIATGRCLNAVQFHRPVQVHPDTGQKLKDIHVPDWPSILVLAARCYEMTGLGYMGTDIVIDRSRGPLLLELNARPGLAIQIANNQGILPRLEHIESLAGLRPEPEARVRYAMETFSG encoded by the coding sequence ATGAAATGGATCAGCCCGGCGAGGCTTCAAAACCTCGGCATTCAAGGGATGAATCGCCGCAACCTTGATTTTATCGGGCGCTACAATGAGCGTCGGCTCTATCCACTGGTCGACGACAAGCTCAAGACCAAAATCCTGGCGAATCAGTATGCCGTGCCGGTGGCCCAATTACACTTCGTCGTTCGCCACCAGCACGAGGTGCGCCACATCGAAGGGCGCCTGGAGGGATTACAGGGGTTCGCGGTCAAGCCCGCCAAGGGCTCGGGGGGCAAGGGAATTCTCATTGTCAGCGAGCGCTCGGGGGACACCTTCGTCAAGCCTTCGGGCAACTGCCTGGGTCTCGACGACCTGCGCCGCCACCTCTCCAACATCCTGGCCGGGCTCTACTCTCTCTCCGGCGTTCCCGACGTGGCCATCGTCGAGGATCTCATCGAGCTCGACGACTGCTTCCAGGGCTATTCCCACGAGGGCATTCCGGACCTGCGCGTCATTGTCTTTCGGGGCTACCCGGTGATGGCCATGCTGCGCCTGGCCACCCACGCCTCGGACGGCAAGGCCAATTTGCACCAGGGCGCGGTCGGCGTGGGCCTGGATATCGCCACCGGGCGCTGCCTGAACGCCGTGCAGTTCCACCGGCCGGTTCAGGTGCATCCCGACACGGGACAAAAACTCAAGGACATCCACGTGCCCGACTGGCCGAGCATCTTGGTGCTGGCGGCGCGCTGCTACGAAATGACGGGACTTGGCTACATGGGCACCGACATCGTCATCGACCGCTCCCGCGGCCCTCTTCTCCTCGAACTCAACGCCCGCCCCGGGCTTGCCATCCAGATCGCCAACAACCAGGGCATCCTGCCGCGCCTGGAGCACATCGAGTCCCTCGCGGGGCTGCGGCCCGAGCCCGAGGCGCGGGTGCGCTACGCCATGGAAACCTTTAGCGGCTGA
- a CDS encoding inactive transglutaminase family protein has translation MKMSRTPVYLIALVLVIIACSLAVLRHARLDIPFFPGQQRSLWLVEARVDFHAEGGEVTVSLDIPDSPPGFRVIMEQAASPGYGFSIIESNGDRRGEWTIRSASGPQTLYYKAQVVAVERSGEDSADPPPPPAGVFWDEPQATAADHLLARALATSSTPESLARELIKLLTAADPGQNAALLLSTHSLVEALDMLLRQAGVPTRLSRGLVLEDARRRQQLVPLIEVYSRERWVLFDPATGSQELPRNLLLWYQGGRGLLDVEGGSRSGVSFSMIEQTVPALELARAQMSPTGFAFFDIQHLPIEEQSMFKMLLLLPVAALVVVFMRILVGLRTSGTFMPILIALAFIQTSLLPGLVSFVAIVALGLLIRAYLSRLNLLLVARIAVLVVVVVFIICFFSVLGYRIGLNTGMTITFFPMIIIAWTIERMSILWEEEGYREVLIQGGGSLIVAVFAYALMKWPLINHLSFNFPELNLIPLALILLVGQYGGYRLTELWRFRAFEDHAP, from the coding sequence ATGAAAATGTCGCGCACGCCTGTCTACCTGATCGCCCTGGTGTTGGTGATCATCGCCTGCAGTCTGGCGGTACTGCGCCATGCGCGGTTGGATATCCCCTTTTTCCCCGGACAGCAGCGTAGCCTGTGGCTGGTGGAGGCCAGGGTCGATTTTCATGCCGAGGGCGGTGAAGTCACCGTCAGCCTCGATATCCCCGATTCGCCCCCGGGTTTTCGGGTGATCATGGAGCAGGCCGCTTCGCCCGGTTATGGGTTTTCCATCATCGAGAGCAACGGCGATCGGCGGGGTGAATGGACCATCCGCTCGGCCTCAGGGCCCCAGACTCTTTATTACAAGGCCCAGGTCGTCGCCGTTGAGCGTTCGGGAGAGGATTCCGCCGATCCACCTCCGCCGCCCGCCGGGGTGTTCTGGGACGAGCCGCAAGCCACGGCCGCCGACCATCTGCTGGCCAGGGCTCTGGCGACTTCGAGCACCCCGGAGAGCCTTGCGCGCGAGTTGATCAAGCTTCTGACCGCCGCCGATCCGGGACAGAATGCCGCTTTGCTGCTCTCCACGCATTCCTTGGTCGAGGCGCTGGACATGCTGCTGCGCCAGGCGGGAGTTCCCACCCGGTTGTCGCGGGGATTGGTTCTGGAGGATGCGCGCCGGCGCCAGCAACTGGTGCCCCTGATCGAGGTCTACAGCCGGGAGCGCTGGGTGTTGTTCGATCCGGCGACCGGCAGCCAGGAACTTCCGAGAAATTTGCTGCTCTGGTATCAGGGCGGCAGGGGGTTGCTTGATGTAGAAGGCGGGAGCCGCTCAGGGGTGAGCTTTTCCATGATTGAGCAGACGGTTCCCGCCCTGGAGCTGGCCAGGGCCCAGATGAGCCCTACCGGTTTTGCCTTTTTCGACATTCAGCATCTGCCCATTGAAGAGCAGAGCATGTTCAAGATGCTGCTGCTGTTGCCCGTGGCAGCCCTGGTCGTGGTGTTCATGCGCATCCTTGTCGGCTTGCGCACTTCGGGCACGTTCATGCCCATCCTCATCGCGCTGGCTTTTATCCAGACTTCCCTGCTGCCGGGGCTGGTGAGTTTCGTCGCGATCGTCGCCCTGGGTCTGTTGATCCGCGCCTATCTCTCGCGTCTCAACCTGCTGCTGGTGGCGCGGATTGCCGTTTTGGTGGTGGTGGTCGTTTTCATCATCTGTTTTTTCAGCGTCCTGGGCTACCGTATCGGCCTCAACACCGGCATGACCATTACCTTCTTTCCCATGATCATCATTGCCTGGACCATTGAGCGGATGTCGATTCTGTGGGAGGAAGAGGGCTATCGCGAGGTCTTGATCCAGGGGGGCGGCAGCCTGATCGTGGCGGTGTTCGCTTATGCCCTCATGAAATGGCCCCTGATCAACCACCTCAGTTTTAATTTCCCCGAGTTGAACCTGATTCCCCTGGCCTTGATTCTGCTGGTCGGCCAGTATGGCGGCTATCGCTTGACCGAACTCTGGCGCTTTCGCGCCTTCGAGGACCATGCGCCATGA